The Clostridium sporogenes genome contains a region encoding:
- a CDS encoding type II secretion system F family protein, whose translation MDLFYYKAKDIKGNVLKGTCNEKEKVNIYKELREKGYFLLNITNKNIFKIRSEKITLKDCSILCNKLYMLMASGINITDAINIVYEDFNNTPVKNSLYTIKNNILRGDSIYNSFRAFSNIYPKFLLSMIYIGEESGRIQYVFSDLKNFYENKYKFNKEIKNALIYPVIVLIAFIIMLYILIHMVVPSFIGIFNELGGSIPKKTLGMITTIKVFNVILGILFISISFILLSSKFFYKRYKIKYAIDNLKIKTPILGQIYKNIFICNFSNSMNLMIKSGIPINKSLNLLEEITDNYIFKENIKNLNKNIKDGKSISFSLNKCNFPNKILLSMVRVGEESGKLEESFYSVYNILKKDLEEKLKVSVKLIEPTIIIFMSLIICIIFLYVFIPMMNLVDLI comes from the coding sequence ATGGATTTATTTTATTATAAGGCCAAGGATATTAAAGGAAATGTACTAAAAGGAACCTGTAATGAAAAAGAAAAGGTTAATATTTATAAAGAATTAAGAGAAAAGGGATATTTCTTATTAAATATAACTAATAAAAATATATTTAAAATAAGAAGTGAAAAAATTACATTAAAGGATTGCTCAATTTTATGCAATAAACTTTATATGCTCATGGCTTCAGGGATAAACATAACAGATGCTATAAATATAGTTTATGAGGATTTTAATAATACTCCTGTAAAAAATAGTCTCTATACTATAAAAAATAATATATTAAGAGGAGATAGCATTTATAATAGTTTTAGAGCTTTTAGTAATATATATCCTAAATTTTTATTGAGTATGATATATATAGGAGAGGAAAGTGGAAGAATTCAATATGTTTTTTCTGATTTGAAAAATTTTTATGAAAATAAATATAAATTTAATAAAGAAATAAAAAATGCATTAATATATCCTGTAATAGTTTTAATAGCATTTATAATAATGTTATATATACTTATACATATGGTAGTTCCAAGCTTCATAGGAATATTTAATGAATTAGGAGGCAGCATTCCTAAAAAGACTTTAGGTATGATTACCACAATTAAAGTTTTTAATGTTATTCTAGGAATATTATTTATAAGTATAAGTTTTATTTTGTTAAGTAGCAAATTTTTTTATAAAAGATACAAAATAAAGTATGCAATTGATAATTTAAAAATAAAAACACCAATATTAGGTCAAATCTATAAAAATATCTTTATATGCAATTTTTCTAATAGCATGAATTTAATGATTAAGTCAGGCATTCCTATAAATAAATCTCTAAATTTATTAGAAGAAATTACGGATAATTATATATTTAAGGAGAACATAAAAAATTTAAATAAGAATATAAAAGATGGAAAGAGTATAAGCTTTTCTTTAAATAAATGTAATTTCCCTAACAAGATACTTTTATCAATGGTACGTGTAGGAGAAGAAAGCGGAAAGTTAGAAGAAAGCTTTTATAGTGTTTATAATATTTTGAAGAAGGATTTAGAAGAAAAATTAAAAGTAAGTGTAAAACTTATAGAACCTACAATAATAATTTTCATGTCTTTAATAATATGCATAATATTCCTTTATGTGTTTATTCCAATGATGAATTTAGTGGACTTAATTTAA
- a CDS encoding GspE/PulE family protein, with product MSFSMNHLDLDEIVPNSKEVRVKKQCQNIDFNTLRIESSLLKLLPDHICRKHNILPLKIIDEQLYIASSSYLKEEVLYKISFITGKNIKIVLCNREDILGAIKRFYTNYEEKYNAQGIKEEKVIPYEENKEKKLEGPIIKLTDSIIEEAVWRKASDIHIEPFKDFALIRFRIDGILIEFEKISKKIYMSICTRIKIMSYMNIAEKNIPQDGKIQNNYRENNDFRVSTLPTVYGEKLVIRILYKNEKISDLNSLGFLKEDRKNIEKMLKKPNGLILVTGPTGSGKSTTLYSILKYINNKEKNIITIEEPVEYTIAGINQVNVDYKRNLTFLKGLKSILRQDPDIIMVGEIRDEETAKVAIRASITGHLVLSTLHTNGALESIVRLLDMNIEAYILSDALRGIISQRLVRKICPHCKESYRPSKEEKEFINIKEDFLLYRGRGCHKCNNTGYLGRSIIYEYINIDKEKKNLIKNIVKDNNEKILLENNLKENINKALKQGRTSFSEIQKII from the coding sequence ATGAGCTTTTCTATGAATCATCTAGATTTAGATGAAATTGTTCCAAACTCTAAAGAAGTAAGAGTTAAAAAACAGTGTCAGAATATAGACTTTAATACTTTAAGGATAGAGTCATCTTTACTAAAATTATTACCAGACCATATTTGTAGAAAACATAATATATTACCACTAAAAATAATTGATGAACAATTATATATAGCATCTTCAAGTTATTTAAAAGAAGAGGTTTTGTATAAAATATCCTTTATTACGGGTAAAAATATAAAAATAGTACTTTGTAATAGAGAAGATATTTTAGGCGCTATAAAGAGATTCTATACAAATTATGAAGAAAAATATAATGCCCAAGGAATAAAGGAAGAAAAAGTTATACCTTATGAAGAAAATAAAGAAAAAAAGTTAGAAGGCCCTATAATAAAGTTAACAGATTCTATAATAGAAGAGGCTGTTTGGCGAAAGGCTAGTGACATACATATAGAACCCTTCAAAGATTTTGCTTTAATAAGATTTAGAATAGATGGTATTCTAATAGAATTCGAAAAAATATCCAAAAAAATTTACATGTCTATATGCACTCGTATAAAAATAATGAGCTATATGAATATAGCAGAAAAAAATATTCCCCAGGATGGTAAAATACAAAATAATTATAGGGAGAATAATGACTTTAGAGTATCCACATTGCCCACAGTATATGGTGAAAAATTAGTTATAAGAATACTATATAAAAATGAAAAAATATCAGATTTAAATTCCTTAGGATTCTTAAAAGAAGATAGAAAAAATATAGAAAAAATGCTTAAAAAGCCCAATGGCTTAATTCTAGTTACCGGTCCAACCGGTAGCGGTAAATCTACCACATTATACTCAATATTGAAATATATAAATAATAAGGAAAAAAATATAATAACTATTGAAGAGCCGGTAGAATATACTATAGCTGGTATAAATCAAGTTAATGTAGATTATAAAAGGAATTTGACCTTTTTAAAAGGGTTAAAATCAATACTTAGACAAGATCCAGATATAATAATGGTAGGAGAAATTAGAGATGAAGAAACGGCTAAAGTGGCAATAAGAGCCTCTATAACAGGGCATTTGGTTCTATCTACGTTGCATACTAATGGGGCTTTAGAATCCATAGTAAGACTTTTAGATATGAATATAGAGGCATATATTTTAAGTGATGCTTTAAGAGGGATTATTTCACAAAGATTGGTAAGAAAAATATGCCCTCATTGCAAAGAATCTTACAGACCTTCAAAAGAAGAAAAAGAATTTATAAATATAAAAGAAGATTTTCTACTATATAGAGGTAGAGGATGTCACAAGTGCAATAATACGGGTTATCTAGGTAGAAGTATTATTTATGAATATATAAATATTGACAAAGAAAAAAAGAATTTAATTAAAAATATAGTAAAAGACAATAATGAAAAAATTCTTTTAGAAAATAACTTAAAAGAAAATATTAATAAAGCATTAAAACAAGGAAGGACATCCTTTAGTGAAATCCAAAAGATAATATAA
- the dapF gene encoding diaminopimelate epimerase — protein sequence MEFTKMTGNGNDFIVLDDRKGEIIGKEKELAQKLCDRHFSIGADGILFVRESNTNAQIQMVIINADGSYASMCGNGIRCFAKYVWEKAIVKENPMIIETGDGLKEAFLDIEEDKVKYITINMGEPIFEGEKISNEKEKIINKSIRENNKEYSITAFHMGVPHTIIFGNLDEYDIEEGKNIETLPLFKEGTNVNFCEVVDKNKIRVKTWERGAGPTLACGTGSCASAIAANLLGYTGKSTEVILPGGKLFIEIKEKGVFMKGPADICFRGEIDV from the coding sequence ATGGAGTTTACTAAAATGACTGGAAATGGTAATGATTTTATAGTTTTAGATGACAGAAAGGGAGAGATTATAGGAAAAGAAAAGGAATTAGCACAAAAATTATGTGATAGACATTTTAGTATAGGGGCAGATGGTATTTTATTTGTAAGGGAAAGTAATACAAATGCTCAAATACAAATGGTAATAATAAATGCAGATGGCTCTTATGCTTCTATGTGTGGAAATGGTATAAGATGCTTTGCAAAATATGTATGGGAAAAAGCTATAGTAAAAGAAAATCCTATGATAATAGAAACAGGAGATGGATTAAAGGAAGCTTTTTTAGATATTGAAGAGGATAAAGTAAAATATATTACTATTAATATGGGAGAGCCTATATTTGAAGGAGAAAAGATATCCAATGAAAAGGAAAAAATAATAAATAAAAGTATTAGGGAAAACAATAAGGAATATTCCATAACAGCCTTTCATATGGGAGTACCTCATACTATAATATTTGGTAACTTAGATGAATATGATATAGAAGAAGGTAAAAATATAGAAACATTACCTCTATTTAAGGAGGGAACTAATGTAAACTTCTGTGAGGTAGTGGATAAAAATAAAATAAGGGTAAAAACCTGGGAAAGGGGTGCAGGACCAACTTTAGCTTGTGGTACTGGAAGTTGTGCATCAGCTATAGCAGCTAATTTATTAGGTTATACAGGAAAATCTACAGAGGTAATATTGCCAGGGGGAAAACTTTTCATAGAAATTAAAGAAAAGGGTGTTTTTATGAAAGGTCCTGCAGATATTTGTTTTAGAGGGGAAATAGATGTATAA
- a CDS encoding Rqc2 family fibronectin-binding protein: MALDGIFLFSIINEMKTKILDGRVDKVTQPEKDEIVLSIKNNRKTYKLLISSSAVYPKIHFTDISKKNPMQPPMFCMVLRKYLNSSKIINIRQLDTDRIALIDFESADEMGFNSIYTLIIEIMGRHSNITLVRERDNLIMDSIKHVTPEINSVRNLYPSIEYVYPPASLKLSPFNFSLENFKNYIENNNVKLNKTMFSNIFTGIARPFSKEIFYRLEKENNVEITLENMDEIYVATKSIFDDLENKNFSFSCYLDTDTVKDFYCVDLHSLNNLKNIHYESPSLLIESFYFQKDKADRLNSKSSDLNKLMNLNIERCEKKIKILEGNLKDCGEKEKFQICGEILTANIYALKKGMDKVNLLNYYTNEYMDIKLDPNKNPSDNIQKYFKKYNKLKKTEVAAKEQIELTCDELKYLNSVLTSIKNADSYDDIDEIKRELIETGYIKFKKKNNKKIKNTKPLHFISSDGIDIYVGKNNMQNDYLTLKFASNHDIWMHTKNIPGSHVIVKNFQGNVTEKTLEEAASLAAFYSKSKGSTKVPVDYTEVKNVHKPNGAKPGMVIYYTNKTIFIDPKEPDLKQI, from the coding sequence ATGGCTTTAGATGGGATTTTTTTATTTAGTATAATAAATGAAATGAAAACCAAAATATTAGATGGTAGAGTAGATAAAGTAACTCAGCCGGAAAAGGATGAAATAGTTTTATCCATAAAAAATAATAGAAAAACTTACAAACTTTTAATTAGTTCTAGTGCTGTATACCCAAAAATACATTTTACGGATATTTCTAAGAAAAATCCTATGCAGCCTCCTATGTTTTGTATGGTTCTTAGAAAATATTTAAATTCTTCTAAAATAATAAATATAAGACAATTGGATACTGATAGAATAGCATTAATAGATTTTGAAAGTGCTGACGAAATGGGATTTAATAGCATATATACATTAATTATAGAGATTATGGGAAGGCATAGTAATATAACTCTAGTAAGAGAAAGGGATAATCTAATAATGGATAGCATAAAACATGTTACCCCTGAAATAAATAGTGTAAGAAATCTTTATCCCTCTATAGAATATGTATATCCACCAGCCTCTTTAAAACTAAGCCCTTTTAATTTTTCACTAGAGAATTTTAAAAATTATATAGAAAACAATAATGTAAAGCTTAATAAAACTATGTTTTCTAATATTTTTACGGGAATCGCAAGACCTTTTTCCAAGGAAATTTTTTATAGATTAGAAAAAGAAAATAATGTAGAAATTACTTTAGAAAACATGGATGAAATATATGTTGCTACAAAAAGTATATTTGATGACCTAGAAAATAAAAATTTTTCTTTTAGCTGTTATTTAGATACGGATACTGTAAAAGATTTTTATTGTGTAGATCTTCATAGTTTGAATAACTTAAAAAATATACACTATGAAAGCCCTTCTCTTCTTATAGAATCCTTTTACTTTCAAAAAGATAAGGCAGATAGATTAAATTCTAAAAGCTCTGATCTTAATAAATTAATGAATCTAAACATTGAAAGATGCGAAAAGAAGATTAAAATATTAGAAGGGAATTTAAAAGACTGCGGTGAAAAAGAAAAATTCCAAATATGTGGAGAAATTTTAACTGCTAACATATATGCTCTTAAAAAAGGCATGGATAAAGTAAATCTTTTAAATTATTACACTAATGAATACATGGATATAAAGCTAGACCCTAACAAAAATCCTTCTGATAATATACAAAAATACTTTAAAAAATACAATAAGCTAAAAAAGACTGAAGTTGCAGCTAAAGAACAAATAGAACTTACTTGTGATGAGTTAAAATATCTAAATTCCGTTTTAACTAGTATAAAAAATGCAGATAGTTATGATGATATAGATGAGATAAAAAGAGAACTTATTGAAACAGGCTATATTAAATTTAAAAAGAAAAATAATAAAAAGATAAAAAATACAAAGCCCCTACACTTTATTTCCTCAGATGGCATAGATATTTATGTAGGAAAAAACAATATGCAAAATGATTACCTAACATTAAAATTTGCTAGCAATCATGACATTTGGATGCATACAAAAAATATACCTGGCTCCCATGTAATAGTTAAAAATTTCCAAGGAAATGTTACAGAAAAAACTTTAGAAGAAGCAGCATCACTAGCAGCATTTTACAGTAAATCTAAAGGCTCCACAAAGGTTCCGGTAGATTATACAGAAGTAAAAAATGTTCATAAGCCTAATGGAGCAAAACCTGGTATGGTTATATATTATACAAATAAAACTATATTTATAGATCCAAAGGAACCTGATTTAAAGCAAATTTAA
- the truA gene encoding tRNA pseudouridine(38-40) synthase TruA encodes MTNIKLYIQYDGSKYNGWQKQKENDNTIQWKIENVLSLMTGEDINLIGSGRTDAGVHANMQVANFHTNFQVSTEQILNYCYEYLPKDIVVYDAFHVDERFHSRLNVKKKKYTYKICNRKFHDVFSRKYSYHIPEALDIDAMKEACTYLVGRHDFASFTAARSKKKSTIRTLYSIDIIEKNGYVNIVYLGSGFLHKMIRILTGTLIEVGLHNMSTIDVKSILEAKDRRKAGPTAPSQGLFMTSVAYD; translated from the coding sequence ATGACTAATATAAAATTATATATACAATACGATGGTTCTAAATATAACGGTTGGCAAAAACAAAAAGAAAATGACAATACTATTCAATGGAAAATTGAAAATGTACTTTCTCTTATGACAGGAGAAGATATAAACCTAATAGGCTCTGGAAGAACAGACGCTGGTGTACACGCCAATATGCAAGTAGCTAATTTTCATACAAATTTTCAAGTTTCTACAGAGCAAATATTAAACTATTGTTATGAATACTTACCTAAAGATATTGTAGTTTATGATGCCTTTCATGTAGATGAAAGGTTTCACTCTAGATTAAATGTTAAAAAGAAAAAATACACCTATAAGATTTGCAACAGAAAATTTCATGATGTATTCTCTAGAAAATACTCTTATCATATACCTGAAGCTTTAGATATAGATGCTATGAAAGAAGCTTGTACTTATTTAGTAGGAAGACATGATTTTGCATCTTTTACTGCAGCAAGATCAAAAAAGAAATCTACTATAAGGACTCTTTATAGTATAGATATTATAGAAAAGAATGGATATGTAAATATAGTATATTTAGGTAGTGGATTTTTACATAAAATGATAAGAATATTAACAGGTACTCTTATAGAAGTAGGATTACATAACATGAGTACTATAGACGTAAAAAGCATATTAGAGGCAAAAGATAGAAGAAAAGCAGGACCTACTGCCCCAAGTCAAGGATTATTTATGACCAGTGTAGCTTATGATTAA